The genomic region TGAATTTGTCGGTTTGGGATGGAAAAAACGCGGTAAATCTCGTCAAAAACTCGCAATTTTAGACAAGCTGCCCTGGAAACAAGATCCGCAGAAAATCGCTGCCGTTGAAAATGCATTGCAGCGCGTCGATGCCGATCGTTTGAAAGAACGGGCGATCGGTCAGCTCAGTGGCGGACAGTTAAAACGAATTTTACTCGCTTACTGTTTAGTCACGCCCAAAGACTTATTAGTTTTAGACGAAGCCTTAGCCGGAGTAGACTTACAAGGAGAAAGCGACTTTTATCGTTTATTAGAAGAACTCAAACGCGAACAAAACTGGACGATTTTACAAATTTCCCACGATTTAGATATGGTCAACCGTCACTGCGATCGCGTCTTATGTCTCAATCAAACGATTGTCTGTAGCGGACACCCAGACATCGCCCTCCATCCCGATAATTTGCTGGCAACCTACGGCCCTGAATTTGCCCGCTATCGGCATCATCATTGAGGGAAAAATTGCGTAAGACACCCATCTAAAATCAAAAATATAACATCTAAAATCTAACATCTAACATCTCAACCCCCTCAATCTTTTTCATCAATATGTTCGGCGACCGCTTCATAAAGGTTTAAAACATGATTGTCTTTCAGCCGATAAAAAACCTTGCGTCCTTCCTTGCGATAACTGACTAAACGGATGGCGCGTAAATTGCGTAACTGATGGGAAACTGCCGATTCGCTCATTTGGACGATCGCCGCTAACTCGTGAACGCACAGTTCTTTGAGGGCTAAAGCGGCGATAATTCGCAAGCGGTTGGCATCTCCTAAAAAGCTGAAAAATTCGGCCATCCGTTGGGCTTTTTCAGAATCGAGTAAACTGGTTTGGAGGTGGTGGATGCAGTCGAGATCGAGAGGATGAGTGGGAGTGCAGTCGAGATCGTCGGCATCGTCGGTGAGGTTGCTGGCGCGATCGAGAGAAGAATTGGCAGGCATTGCTAAGAAATGTGAGGATTTAGACGAGAACTCGGACGGTTTAACTTCAGAGATTTCAATAATTTCAATACAATTGGCGATAAATCGGCGCTAGAGTTCGGGCGATCGGGCTTTAGCGAAAAGCCAAGCCCTATATATTAATTATGATAATCAGTTTATTGGATCTGTTCAACATTAACGAATTCGTCGGCGTACCGATCTCAAGTTCGATCGGCGTTACCCATTTATTCGACTTGCTGCAACTGCCGTTCATGCAACGGGCGATCGCCGGAGGGGTATTAATGGGGATACTCGGGGGTTTTCTCGGCTGTTTTGTCACGTTGCGACAACTGTCATTTTTCAGTCACGCCGTGGGTCATTCTGCCTTGGTGGGGATTGTGTTAGGGGTTTTATTAGAAATTAATCCCAATTGGACGTTGTTACCGTTTACGATTTTATTTGGATTGGGCGCGCTATTTTTAATGGAAAAAACGGAACTTGCCAGCGATAGTGTGTTTAGTATTGCCGTGTCGGGGGCGTTAGCAGTCGGGGTAATTTTAACCAGCTTTTTAAGCGGATATCAAGGTAATTTGATGGGAGTTTTGTTCGGCGATATTTTGGCGATCGATCGCGGCGATATTATTTTAATAATCATCTTATTGCTGGCGAGTATGGGATTTATTTTTGCAACTTGGAAGACGCAAATTTTACTGACGCTCAATCCAGAGTTAGCCAAGGTTCAAGGGGTAGCGGTAGATATCCATCGGTATTTATTTGTTGTTTTATTGGCGTTAACGGTTGCCGTTTCGATTAAAGCGATCGGGATTTTATTAGTGAATGCGTTTCTCGTAATTCCAGCCGCAACCGCTAAATTATTAACCCATCATTTTGCTCGATTTATGACCATTTCGATCGCCTTGGGCGTCCTCAGTAGTTTGCTGGGAATGCTCGGATCCGGCGTGTTTAATTTTGCTTCCGGTCCGAGCATTGTTGTGGTTCAATTTGTAGGGTTTTTAGGGGTGTTGAGTTGGCACCAGTGGCGCCAAGCTAAAGCGTTCCGTCAGCCGTAGTCAGAACATTGTATAGTTCCGGACGGCGATCGCGGAAAAAGCCATAGGACGCGCGAGTGCGAGCGATCGCCCGAAAATCAAAACTCGCACAAACAAATCCCGTCTGACTGGCCCCGAGTTCTGCCACCTTATCCCCCCGGGGGTTGGCGACGAACGAGTGACCGTAAAAGGTCTGTCCCGCTTCCGTTCCGATGCGGTTGGCGGCGACCACAGGCACCACATTGGCGACGGCATGACCGATCATCACACGTTGCCAGGGATCTTTTGTATCTAACTCAGGGTCTTGCGGTTCGCTACCGATCGCCGTCGGGTATAACAGCACGTCGGCGCCCATGAGAACCAGCGATCGCGCGCATTCGGGGAACCACTGGTCCCAACAAATGCCAACGCCGATGGTACCAAAGTGCGTTTTCCAGACCTTAAATCCCGTATTCCCCGGTCTAAAATAGAACTTTTCCTCGTACCCCGGACCGTCGGGAATATGACTTTTTCGATAAACCCCGAGTAAGCGACCGTCCGCATCGACGATCGCCACACTATTGTAATAGGCTTGTCCCGCTTTTTCAAAGAAAGAAATAGGGAGAACTACCCCCAATTCGGCGGCGAGTTTTTGGAAATGGGCGATCGTCGGATGATTCTCTACGGGATGGGCCCACTCGAAATATTTATCCCGTTCTTCTCGACAGAAGTAATAGCCTTCAAAAAGTTCGGAGGGTAAGATAATTTGAGCGCCGTTCGCCGCCGCTTCTTTCACCAGTTCGTCGATGCGGGAGACATTGGTCGATCGATCTTCACAAAAGGCAGTTTGTAAGGCAGCAACGGTAATCAGGTCAGTCATGGTTTTTTTGGCAAAATAGGGGGTATTTTAGCCCTGAATCAGTCCCTAAATTCATCGCTAAATTTGTATGAGTTCGGGCAAGATGTCTGCCCCACCGGAGGTCTAAGCTTTAATGATGGGTTGCTGTTGGGTAATGCAGTGAAAGGCACCGCCACCGAGTAAAATATTTTTAGCCGGACATCCGACAGTGCGGCGATTGGGGAAGAATTGACCGATCGCCTCTACCGCTTGTGCGTCATATTTGCTGCCATAGGTTGGAACGACGACGGTGGTATTGGCAATGTAGAAATTGAGGTAACTGGCGGGCATGATTTGGCCGTCGCGATCGCAGATTTTTCCCGGAGAAGGAATTAATTTAATATCGAGTTGGCGACCGCAAGCATCGGTCATTTGCGATAAATCTTTGGCAATTTCTGCCAACACTTCGGCATTGGGATCGTCGCTGGTTTGCGGTTCCATACACAAGACTGTTCCCGGCGCGACAAAACGGGCGATCGTATCGATATGTCCGTCGGTATGATCGTTGAGTAAACCGCGATTTAACCAGAGAACTTTACGGACGCCAAATGCCGATCTCAACACCTTTTCTAATTCGGCTTCTGTTGCTTGAGGATTGCGATTGGGATTTAACAGACATTCTCGGGTGGTTAAGGCAGTTCCTTCGCCGTCAATTTCGACGGCGCCCCCTTCAAGGGTGTAGGGAAAATAGATTTGAGGAACGTCTAAAATGCCGCTCATTTTTCCGGCCACTTCGAGATCGCCACTCAAGATATATTTTTCACCCCAACCGTTAAAATTAAAGCGAATGGCGGCTAAAGTTTTATCCGGTTGAACTTGGAAAATTGCGCCGATATCGCGCAACCAAATATCGCCAAAGGGGATAATATGAAATCGGGGAAAAAGATCGCCGAGTAACGATCGCGCTTCCGCCTTTCCTGCTTCATCCAAAACGAGGATTTCTAGCCGTTCTCCCCGCCGCTTTCCCGTTTTCGGATCGAGATCGGCGATCGCCCGACATAATTCTACAAACTCTTGGCGAACCGCGTCTAAGCGGTCTTCCCACAGTTCCTCGTGACTCGGAAACGCCAACCAACAGGCTTCGTGAGGTTCCCACTCGGCGGGAACTCCCGCTTGGGTGACGTCGGGACTCAAGGTAGTCAAGCGCATTCCTCCATCATCGATTGCGATCGCTAGAATGGACTATTCTATAAGATTTTAGAGCGAAACGACTTCCGCTAAATCAACTAAATCTGAAACCTTCGCCGCCAGTGGATGCGATTTTGTCAATAAGTCATTCCTGCAAAGTCCACCCAGATGTTGAGATCGTTTTTGAAAGTTTTTTGAAAATATTGATAGCGATGAATCGTTTGGAAGGACACGGAAATCTCGTGTACCGACGGTTAATCTCGACTCTCGACCGTTGTTTTTTAAAACAGCTTTAATATATACGAATAGCTAACACAACAAAGTAATGAATATCGGAATCGATCCGATCGCCAAACTGAAAACGAATTCTGTAGCAGTGAGTGCACTTACAGCGAGGGTGCTACTGGCGATCGCGTCCTCCCGGTTTATGCCAGCAGCGAGGCGTATTTGGCTTCGAGTTTAGCCCGGGCGGGAGATCGTGGCATTGGTATTTATACATTAGAGCCTTATTCGGGGTAAAAAAAGATAATTTGTATAAAAAGATCGCCGATCGCCGTCGAAGAGCGATCGTTTCCGAGTACCTACACCCCCATTCCCGGGCTGTATCGAGTCGGCGACAGTACCTTACCCGGCATTGGCGTGCCTGCTGTCGCGGCCTCCGGAATTTTATGTGCGAATAGTTTGCGTTGAAACTGCGGGCAAGAAAGAGAGATAATTGATTGAGAATCAAACAGTACAATCCAGACCTCATCGCACTTTCTTCACGCCCCCTGTCGCCGTCGGCAAAGCGGCGGGCGCCGACACCTGCGGATGCGCAACCCGCATCGCCGTCCCCTCCAACCGGGGATAAACCACCACCAGCAACCCAAAAGCCATCAGAGACAGCAAAACCGGACACTGGCGCCGCCTGTTTCCCCGTTCCTGCTGCCAAGACAACAATAACAGCAATAGACTCAATCCAACACCTCAATAAGCATTGCCCAAACCCAGCACATTGGGAATGAGACAATCCAGCAATTGATACAGTTTGTCCTTATTTAAGGCGAATTTTTGAGATGTCATCGGACTCATCCAAACTTTATCCAAACTTTTGACATCTCTATTAATAATTAGAGCAAAAATCAGTGAAAATGTCCTAAAATACTTATTGTATAAATCTAATATTTAAGCAGAATAAACGATCTTAAAAATTTCATAAAATCAAATAAAATCACCCAGAATCAATCAAAATCAATCAAAATAATGACCCTCTTGCTTTAAGGATTATAATTGTAGATGTACGCCATATATAGCCTTCCTAAATCAGTCGATGCAGGGCGATCGCCCCCGACCCTTTGAGAGTGGGAGCATCTTGCTCCCTACTTAGGTTACAAATTATTTAGGATTGCTATAGTAGGGGGTTTAGTTTCCAAACCCTACAGGACACAATAGAAATGTCGAGAGAGTTGGGGTAACCAGATGGCTGCTCTCTGTATGTTTATTTTATAAACAGTCTCTCGATCGGATTGTTGAATAAGTGGTGAATTAATGCAGAAAATTGTGGTATTTTAAATAAGTTTGTCGATCGCAGGTGCTCTTGAGGATTGCATGGATAAATTTAGAGTCGAAGTCATTACGAAAACACCTCAACCGCAGCAAACCATTTACGCTGCCATGCATCAGGACTACAGCGAAAACTTTGTGGTGGACGATCGCGGGAAATGGCCCGAGGAGACGAAAGCTGGGGAAACGGTGGTCAAGCGTTTGTTGGCGGGGGAACGCGGACATTACGGACCTTTAGAACATGTATCGATCGTGTTCAATTGTGGCTTTTTCCCACACAGTGTCATGCAGCAAGTTCGGACGCATCGGCTTCTTAGTTTCGATGTCCAGTCCAATCGTTATACGGGGTCGAGAATCGTACAGGCGGCGGCAGGAGAACGGGATCTCGAAGATGTTTTTTATCTGCGTCCGGTGGGCTTTTATCACGATCGCCAGGGCAAGCGTTACGAGTATAGCCAACAACAGCGCGATCGGGATTTAGCCTGGTGTTTGGAGGCGGCGAAACGGTACGCCCAACTCATCGAAGAAGGGGCGGCGGAGGAACACGCCCGGGGGATTATTCCCTTTGACGTTCGCCAGCATTGGGTGATGTCTTTAAATGCGCGATCGCTGATGCATTTATTAGATTTACGCTTTAAGTTAGACGCTCAATTAGAATGTCAAAAACTGTGTGAGAAGATTTGGCCACATTTTCAAGAATGGATGCCAGAAATTGCGCTGTGGTACGAGAAAACGCGCTTGAAAAAAGCGCGGTTGTCGCCGTAGAGAACAGGCGAGAAATAAGAGGGGGCGGGTATTTTGCCCGCCGCCAGGATTACACCCCCGTGGAACCGAAACCGCCGTTTCCTCGGCTGGTTTCGACTAATTCTCCCCGGAAAACTTGGATGGGGGGACGAACGATGGGGGCGATGACCATTTGAGCGATTCGCATTCCTTTGGTGACGTCGAAAGGTTGCGAAGAATGGTTGATGAGAATGACTTTAATTTCGCCTTGATACCCTTCGTCAATCGTCCCGGGGCTATTGAGAACGGTGATGCCGTGTTTGGAGGCTAAGCCGCTACGGGGGCGGATTTGGGCTTCGGTTAAAGGGGATAATTCGATCGCAATTCCCGTTCCGATTAATCGCCATTCCCCGGGAGGGATAAGGACGTCTTCATGGGCGATCAAATCCATGCCGGAATCGGTCTCGTGGGCGTAGGTGGGTAGGGTAGAATCGGGATAGAGTAGGCGAATTTTCATCGAAAACTATCGAATGAGCAAAGCTCCGATCCTATCAGACAAAAGCCCTTCACAGATCGCCGCGATCGCCCCAGAATGGAAACTGCACCTTTAGCCGCAATCAAACCCCGTGAATGAGAGCCATAACCCCGACGAGGGGGTAATCCGACCGAGTTGGGATGAATATTTTCTAATGTTAGCCAAATTGGCGGCGACGCGATCGACCTGTTTGGCGTTTCCGGTGGGGGCGACGATCGTTAAACATAAACAAGTGTTGGCGACGGGATATAACGGACCGCCTGCGGGGTCGCCCCACTGCACGGAACAAGGATATTGCTATCCGGGGGTCGTCAGTTGTAGCGAGAGTGACTTACCCTCGCGGGCGGTTCATGCGGAAGCCAATGCGATCGCCCAAGCGGCGAAACACGGGATCGCCACGGACGGGGCCTCGATTTACGTCACCTTAGAACCGTGTTTGTCCTGTTTGAAACTGATTATTTCGGCGGGAATTCGGGAAGTTTTTTACGAAACGCCGTTTAAAAGCAAACAGAATAAATGCGTGCGCGATTCCTTCGTCGAGGAAGGTCTCGTGACCTTAAAACAAATTCAATTATCCGAGGCGATCGCCCGACAAGCATCCCATTTTCTCCTAAATCCGACCTCGATCGCCCGCCAAACTTCTAAAAAATAAACCCTCGGCGAGAGTCAAATACGAGACATTCCCAACAGCTTAGTTTAGGATCGGATGGGGTCATAAAAAGTCACTAGGTCATTCGCCCGCGTTAGTTGGGGGATCGCGATTCTTAATAGTCCAGTGCAGAAGCGTTACACGGGCGACGAATGCACCTGGAAGTCAATCAGAGTGCTTGGCAATTGCGTATACATGAACTGCCGTTTCCTCCCTTACCTTCAAGGTTTCTGGGTGGCGGGGACACTCCTACTCGGGAGTGGCTTCGCCACGGCTCAGATCGTGCCGGACGACACCTTACCCGAACCCAGCCGGGTCGATCGCCTTGGGCGTCGGCTGACGATCGACGGGGGAACGCGCCAGGGAACCACCCTTTTTCACAGTTTTGACAAATTTTCCGTTCCCACGGGAATGGAAGCCTTGTTCGACAATCCGGGGGCGATCGAGAACATCATCACCCGGGTGACCGGGGCCGAAATCTCGCAAATCGATGGCTTAATTCGCGCCAACGGGAGCGCTAACTTATTTTTCCTCAATCCCAACGGGATCGAGTTCGGGCCGAATGCGCGCTTGCAATTGGGGGGCAGCTTCTTCGCCTCCACCGCCGACGCGATCGCCCTGTCCGACGGCAGTCTCTACAGTGCCACGGAACCGCAAGCCCCTCCCTTACTCACCGTTAGCGTTCCCGTCGGCTTGCAATTCGATCGCGAAGGGTCTGCGAATGAAAATCCCCCAACCGGGGCGATCGCCCAGCCTCTCCACAGGAGAATCGTCGTGCGCGGGTTCGGTCACCGCCTCAGTAGCGCCGATCCCCTGTTGAGTCCCTTATTCAAAACCGGGATCGAAGATGCCTTGCAAGTCAATCCCGGTCGAACCCTCGCCCTGATCGGCGGTTCGGTGACCCTCGAAGGCGGCGTTTTAATCGCCGAAGGCGGTCAGATCGAACTCGGCGGCATCACCGAGGGTCGCGTCACCTGGCAGAACACCCCGGAAGGCTGGAACTTCGATTACACCAACGCCAGTGAGTTTGCCGATTTATCCCTATCTCACCAATCTCTCCTCGACACCAGTGGGGCGATCGCCGGGGATATCGCCCTGGTCGGTCGTCGTCTCACTTTAACCGAGGGATCCCTCGCCTGGGTGCAAAATCGCGGCTCTCAAGCCAGTGGCGGTATTCGCGCCCGAGGGAGTGAGTCGCTGATCGTCAACGGAGCGAGTTCGGACGCCACCGTTTCTAGTGGCTTCTTCTCGGAAGCGATCGATCGCGGATCCGGAGGCGACTTGGAGATCTCCGCCCAATCGATCGCCCTGTCCGGCGGCGGTCGTCTGTTCAGCCGCAGTTTCGGCGAGGGTTCGGGCGGTCACCTGAGTTTGCGCGTCACCGATTCGATCCAGTTAACCCAAGTCGGCACGATCTCCCCCAATCTATTTACCTCCATTTATGCCTATACCCTCGGCTCCGGACGGGCAGGCGATCTTTCCCTGATGACCCGACACCTGAGCTTAATTGACGGGACGGCGATTTCCTCGGGAACCCAGGGGCCGGGAAATGGCGGCAATCTCGTCATCGAAGCTACTGAATCGATCGCCGTGAGCGGCGTGCTGCCGATTTTGCTGGTTCCCAGTTCGATCAACACCGTGACCACCGGATCGGGCAATGCAGGGGCGGCGATCGTCGAAACGGGAACCCTGAGTATTCGTCAGGGCGGTCGCATCGGTTCGACGACCTTGGGCAGTGGCGCGGCGGGCAGCGTGCGGATCGAGGCGACGGAAGAAATTACCCTCAGCGATCGGGTTCCCGGTGCGTTAGGACGCAGCACGATCGCGTCGAGTGCGAATATCGTCGATCTCGTCTTGCAAGAAGCCTTTGGCTTTCCGGCGCGTCCGTCCGGCGGTTCGGGCAACATCACGATCGCCGCTCCCCTGGTGCGGGTTCTCGACGGCGCCGAAATTGCGGT from Oxynema aestuarii AP17 harbors:
- a CDS encoding metal ABC transporter ATP-binding protein; this translates as MTPKPIDRLDDRANRSEERSSLIQNLSNPEVLGRLNATSRSSFMAENLTVQVKDLTVYRGNYLALRDISFELPAGTNTAVVGPNGAGKSTLVQSILGLIPRATGTVEIIGRSPEKLGGLRSRIGYVPQNFKFDRTFPISVAEFVGLGWKKRGKSRQKLAILDKLPWKQDPQKIAAVENALQRVDADRLKERAIGQLSGGQLKRILLAYCLVTPKDLLVLDEALAGVDLQGESDFYRLLEELKREQNWTILQISHDLDMVNRHCDRVLCLNQTIVCSGHPDIALHPDNLLATYGPEFARYRHHH
- a CDS encoding ArsR/SmtB family transcription factor, translated to MPANSSLDRASNLTDDADDLDCTPTHPLDLDCIHHLQTSLLDSEKAQRMAEFFSFLGDANRLRIIAALALKELCVHELAAIVQMSESAVSHQLRNLRAIRLVSYRKEGRKVFYRLKDNHVLNLYEAVAEHIDEKD
- a CDS encoding metal ABC transporter permease — protein: MIISLLDLFNINEFVGVPISSSIGVTHLFDLLQLPFMQRAIAGGVLMGILGGFLGCFVTLRQLSFFSHAVGHSALVGIVLGVLLEINPNWTLLPFTILFGLGALFLMEKTELASDSVFSIAVSGALAVGVILTSFLSGYQGNLMGVLFGDILAIDRGDIILIIILLLASMGFIFATWKTQILLTLNPELAKVQGVAVDIHRYLFVVLLALTVAVSIKAIGILLVNAFLVIPAATAKLLTHHFARFMTISIALGVLSSLLGMLGSGVFNFASGPSIVVVQFVGFLGVLSWHQWRQAKAFRQP
- the aguB gene encoding N-carbamoylputrescine amidase, translated to MTDLITVAALQTAFCEDRSTNVSRIDELVKEAAANGAQIILPSELFEGYYFCREERDKYFEWAHPVENHPTIAHFQKLAAELGVVLPISFFEKAGQAYYNSVAIVDADGRLLGVYRKSHIPDGPGYEEKFYFRPGNTGFKVWKTHFGTIGVGICWDQWFPECARSLVLMGADVLLYPTAIGSEPQDPELDTKDPWQRVMIGHAVANVVPVVAANRIGTEAGQTFYGHSFVANPRGDKVAELGASQTGFVCASFDFRAIARTRASYGFFRDRRPELYNVLTTADGTL
- a CDS encoding agmatine deiminase family protein, whose product is MRLTTLSPDVTQAGVPAEWEPHEACWLAFPSHEELWEDRLDAVRQEFVELCRAIADLDPKTGKRRGERLEILVLDEAGKAEARSLLGDLFPRFHIIPFGDIWLRDIGAIFQVQPDKTLAAIRFNFNGWGEKYILSGDLEVAGKMSGILDVPQIYFPYTLEGGAVEIDGEGTALTTRECLLNPNRNPQATEAELEKVLRSAFGVRKVLWLNRGLLNDHTDGHIDTIARFVAPGTVLCMEPQTSDDPNAEVLAEIAKDLSQMTDACGRQLDIKLIPSPGKICDRDGQIMPASYLNFYIANTTVVVPTYGSKYDAQAVEAIGQFFPNRRTVGCPAKNILLGGGAFHCITQQQPIIKA
- the thyX gene encoding FAD-dependent thymidylate synthase, producing the protein MDKFRVEVITKTPQPQQTIYAAMHQDYSENFVVDDRGKWPEETKAGETVVKRLLAGERGHYGPLEHVSIVFNCGFFPHSVMQQVRTHRLLSFDVQSNRYTGSRIVQAAAGERDLEDVFYLRPVGFYHDRQGKRYEYSQQQRDRDLAWCLEAAKRYAQLIEEGAAEEHARGIIPFDVRQHWVMSLNARSLMHLLDLRFKLDAQLECQKLCEKIWPHFQEWMPEIALWYEKTRLKKARLSP
- the dut gene encoding dUTP diphosphatase translates to MKIRLLYPDSTLPTYAHETDSGMDLIAHEDVLIPPGEWRLIGTGIAIELSPLTEAQIRPRSGLASKHGITVLNSPGTIDEGYQGEIKVILINHSSQPFDVTKGMRIAQMVIAPIVRPPIQVFRGELVETSRGNGGFGSTGV
- a CDS encoding deoxycytidylate deaminase, whose translation is MNESHNPDEGVIRPSWDEYFLMLAKLAATRSTCLAFPVGATIVKHKQVLATGYNGPPAGSPHCTEQGYCYPGVVSCSESDLPSRAVHAEANAIAQAAKHGIATDGASIYVTLEPCLSCLKLIISAGIREVFYETPFKSKQNKCVRDSFVEEGLVTLKQIQLSEAIARQASHFLLNPTSIARQTSKK
- a CDS encoding beta strand repeat-containing protein, which produces MNCRFLPYLQGFWVAGTLLLGSGFATAQIVPDDTLPEPSRVDRLGRRLTIDGGTRQGTTLFHSFDKFSVPTGMEALFDNPGAIENIITRVTGAEISQIDGLIRANGSANLFFLNPNGIEFGPNARLQLGGSFFASTADAIALSDGSLYSATEPQAPPLLTVSVPVGLQFDREGSANENPPTGAIAQPLHRRIVVRGFGHRLSSADPLLSPLFKTGIEDALQVNPGRTLALIGGSVTLEGGVLIAEGGQIELGGITEGRVTWQNTPEGWNFDYTNASEFADLSLSHQSLLDTSGAIAGDIALVGRRLTLTEGSLAWVQNRGSQASGGIRARGSESLIVNGASSDATVSSGFFSEAIDRGSGGDLEISAQSIALSGGGRLFSRSFGEGSGGHLSLRVTDSIQLTQVGTISPNLFTSIYAYTLGSGRAGDLSLMTRHLSLIDGTAISSGTQGPGNGGNLVIEATESIAVSGVLPILLVPSSINTVTTGSGNAGAAIVETGTLSIRQGGRIGSTTLGSGAAGSVRIEATEEITLSDRVPGALGRSTIASSANIVDLVLQEAFGFPARPSGGSGNITIAAPLVRVLDGAEIAVENEGIGDGGSLFVRADSVILDGGGQLNAATTSGTGGNITLQVRNQLSARRGSQINAQGGETGDGGNIRLDVNTIVALENSDLVANAVRGQGGNIEIRTQGIFGPQFRDRLTPESDITASSQFGVNGIVNIKSPEIDASSALSQLSVELADPSTQIVTGCSTQQRSSFALVGRGGLPTGPSTRLRSQRLWEDLRDLSPFRSDNGEQESHGVSPEEAPVSDSQSSIPVEADGWRTTAVGEIELVGPSAVPERLASDRPEDCNLLGSVREW